A window from Planococcus maritimus encodes these proteins:
- a CDS encoding GntR family transcriptional regulator: MPIPVDHTRPVRVSAKESAHLQLQQWIIDGTLQPGEKLVDTELAEALNLSRTPIREALQLLEVQGFIEMFPGKATRVTDIHIEDIKHLLPPLAVLQALAGELAIPNLTPEIFGLLEETNRKFARAIRSSDSFSALKIDEEFHQIIVDAAGNPYIDSILGQLQSHVRRQFFHHSLVLTMRSHDEHIEIIETLKAGDGDKISHLMKSNWVRTIEELTASKGI; the protein is encoded by the coding sequence ATGCCGATTCCTGTAGATCATACAAGGCCGGTACGCGTTTCCGCTAAAGAAAGCGCCCACTTGCAACTGCAGCAATGGATCATCGATGGCACGTTACAGCCTGGTGAAAAACTGGTCGACACCGAACTCGCCGAAGCACTCAATTTGAGCCGCACGCCGATTCGCGAAGCCCTGCAGCTTTTAGAAGTACAAGGATTCATTGAAATGTTTCCTGGCAAAGCGACACGCGTGACGGATATCCATATCGAAGACATTAAACACCTCCTGCCTCCTCTAGCTGTGCTGCAAGCACTTGCCGGTGAACTGGCCATCCCGAATTTGACTCCTGAAATTTTCGGGCTTTTGGAAGAAACCAACCGGAAGTTTGCGCGCGCAATCCGCAGCAGCGATTCCTTCTCTGCCTTAAAAATCGATGAAGAGTTCCATCAAATCATCGTCGATGCGGCCGGAAATCCATATATTGATTCCATTCTCGGCCAGCTTCAATCACACGTCCGCAGACAGTTTTTCCATCACTCCCTTGTCCTGACGATGCGTTCTCACGATGAGCATATTGAAATCATCGAGACACTCAAAGCAGGAGATGGCGACAAGATCTCACATTTAATGAAATCCAACTGGGTCCGCACCATCGAAGAATTGACCGCTTCCAAAGGTATTTAA
- a CDS encoding STAS/SEC14 domain-containing protein: MLSIVPSKDIETIAIEVEGRASKADFEKLDHVIREKVNEKGHFNMYAIIYKVEDSTLFDAADSADIDRDSWSQARKFAVISEKDWTQATSGWKGFADGLETRHFSLDEMNDAWEWMQE, translated from the coding sequence ATGCTGTCCATTGTGCCGAGTAAAGATATCGAAACAATCGCAATTGAAGTAGAAGGACGTGCCAGCAAAGCCGATTTTGAGAAGTTGGATCACGTCATCCGTGAGAAAGTGAACGAAAAAGGCCATTTTAATATGTATGCGATCATCTACAAAGTGGAAGATTCCACTTTGTTCGATGCAGCAGACAGTGCGGACATCGACCGTGATAGCTGGAGCCAAGCGCGCAAGTTCGCGGTCATCAGCGAAAAGGACTGGACCCAGGCCACGAGCGGCTGGAAAGGTTTCGCAGATGGCCTGGAAACACGTCATTTCAGTCTCGACGAAATGAACGATGCCTGGGAATGGATGCAAGAATGA
- the brnQ gene encoding branched-chain amino acid transport system II carrier protein, giving the protein MDSKLSMKAYLIIGTMLFALFFGAGNLIFPAQLGQYAGEHVWVAMAGFLTTGVGLPLLGILAIGFSKSKDLQDLSSRVHPVYGLLFTAALYLTIGPFFALPRTAAVSYEVGIVPFIGDGSVAIGLIVFSVIFYVISLLLSLNPTQMVDSIGKFLAPAILVVLGILLVAAFVSPMGEAGPAQDGYATGAFLTGFTEGYNTMDALASLVFGIIVISAVQKMGVTSSKGLLKATLLSGAVAAALLAIVYTGIAFLGATSTAQLGLLETGGPVLSGASEHYFGTFGAMLLAVIIILACLTTAVGLTVATSEFFHKLTPSISYRTYVFIFTIFSLVVTNAGLSNIITYSIPVLMFLYPLAIVLIMLAFMSPLFNHSRIVYVSAIGVTFLIAIIDGLKTLTGSLGTDNPAWLQSIIDFYAEVLPLYSDGLGWFVPALAAILISGIVARMRNRNGAESPAFTNR; this is encoded by the coding sequence ATGGACAGCAAATTATCGATGAAAGCATATCTTATTATTGGGACAATGCTTTTCGCATTATTTTTTGGAGCGGGGAATTTGATTTTCCCGGCACAGCTCGGCCAGTATGCAGGTGAACACGTTTGGGTGGCGATGGCCGGTTTCTTGACAACAGGTGTCGGGCTGCCGCTTCTTGGCATCTTGGCAATCGGCTTTTCAAAAAGCAAAGACTTGCAGGACCTTTCAAGCCGTGTACATCCAGTGTATGGTCTATTGTTCACTGCCGCTCTTTATTTGACGATCGGGCCGTTCTTCGCCTTGCCGCGGACGGCTGCCGTTTCTTATGAAGTCGGCATCGTGCCGTTTATCGGTGACGGGTCAGTTGCCATCGGCTTGATCGTCTTCTCGGTTATTTTTTACGTTATTTCTTTATTGCTATCGTTGAATCCGACGCAAATGGTCGACAGCATCGGCAAATTCCTCGCTCCGGCCATTTTGGTGGTCCTTGGCATTTTGCTGGTCGCTGCGTTTGTTTCTCCGATGGGGGAGGCAGGACCTGCGCAAGACGGATATGCCACTGGCGCATTTCTGACTGGCTTTACGGAAGGATATAACACGATGGATGCGCTCGCTTCACTCGTATTCGGGATCATTGTCATTTCTGCTGTTCAAAAAATGGGCGTGACTTCTTCTAAAGGCTTGCTCAAAGCAACGCTTCTCAGCGGGGCTGTCGCCGCGGCTTTATTGGCGATCGTTTATACGGGCATTGCGTTTCTTGGCGCGACGAGCACGGCTCAACTCGGTCTATTGGAAACGGGTGGACCTGTGTTAAGCGGAGCGTCTGAACATTATTTCGGTACGTTCGGCGCCATGCTATTGGCCGTCATCATCATCTTGGCCTGCCTGACAACTGCGGTCGGCTTGACGGTGGCGACTTCGGAATTTTTCCATAAGCTGACGCCAAGCATCAGCTACCGCACCTACGTCTTTATCTTTACAATATTCTCATTGGTTGTGACGAATGCCGGATTGTCGAACATCATCACCTATTCGATTCCGGTCTTAATGTTCTTGTACCCACTGGCAATCGTCTTGATCATGTTGGCGTTCATGTCACCGCTTTTCAATCACAGCCGTATCGTTTACGTATCAGCCATCGGCGTGACATTCCTCATTGCCATCATCGATGGATTGAAGACCTTAACTGGTTCACTGGGTACGGACAATCCAGCTTGGCTCCAAAGCATCATCGACTTTTATGCAGAAGTTCTGCCGCTGTACAGCGATGGGCTGGGATGGTTTGTCCCGGCATTAGCTGCCATTCTCATTTCCGGCATTGTCGCCCGCATGAGAAACCGCAACGGAGCGGAATCGCCTGCATTCACCAATCGCTAA
- a CDS encoding class I SAM-dependent rRNA methyltransferase — protein sequence MRNELTITVKDTLRNELAKGSPLVTKDGLMNDIDAPEGSLLRLVDKDGEYLGTGYYGEQNKGAGWVLTRNQDEAVGQAFIERKLELAFSRREKFFNNPETTAFRVFNGEGDGFGGLTIDYYAGFYLLSWYSEGVYSFREDVVAALENVVECIGIYEKKRFDTKGQYIEDDDFVSGERGEFPLIVQENGVNYAVYLNDGAMTGIFLDQRDVRQAIRTKYADGKSVLNTFSYTGAFSVAAALGGADKTTSVDLAKRSSAKTIEQFSINGIDFDEQDILVMDVFNYFKYAKRKNLSFDVVVLDPPSFARSKKHVFSAAKDYTNLMKESIDITAPGGLIVASTNSASFNMKKFTQMIDKAFKDRDQKYKVVETYSLPTDFHVDRRFPEGDYLKVLFLRLL from the coding sequence GTGAGAAACGAATTGACCATAACAGTGAAAGACACATTAAGAAATGAATTGGCGAAAGGGTCGCCGCTCGTCACAAAAGACGGATTGATGAACGACATCGACGCACCCGAAGGCAGCTTGCTGCGCCTCGTTGACAAAGACGGGGAATACCTCGGTACCGGCTATTACGGCGAGCAAAACAAAGGCGCCGGCTGGGTCTTGACGAGAAACCAGGACGAAGCGGTCGGGCAAGCCTTTATCGAACGCAAACTAGAACTCGCCTTCAGCCGCCGTGAGAAATTCTTCAACAACCCAGAGACGACGGCCTTCCGTGTGTTTAACGGCGAAGGAGACGGCTTTGGTGGATTGACGATCGATTATTACGCAGGATTTTACTTGCTGTCCTGGTATAGCGAAGGGGTCTATTCGTTCCGCGAAGACGTCGTAGCCGCTTTAGAGAACGTAGTGGAGTGTATCGGCATCTATGAAAAGAAACGCTTCGACACGAAAGGCCAGTATATCGAAGACGATGATTTCGTATCGGGCGAGCGCGGGGAATTCCCGTTGATCGTTCAGGAAAACGGCGTGAATTACGCGGTTTATTTGAATGATGGCGCAATGACCGGCATTTTCCTTGACCAGCGCGATGTGCGCCAAGCGATTCGCACGAAATATGCGGACGGCAAAAGCGTCTTGAATACCTTCTCTTACACAGGTGCGTTTTCTGTAGCAGCAGCGCTTGGCGGGGCGGACAAGACAACAAGCGTGGACCTTGCGAAGCGCAGTTCGGCAAAAACCATCGAACAGTTCAGCATCAATGGCATCGATTTTGACGAGCAGGACATTTTGGTCATGGACGTTTTCAATTATTTCAAATACGCCAAGCGCAAAAACTTGAGCTTTGATGTGGTCGTCCTCGATCCCCCAAGCTTTGCGCGTTCGAAAAAGCACGTCTTCAGTGCGGCGAAAGATTACACCAATCTCATGAAAGAGTCGATTGATATTACGGCGCCAGGCGGCTTGATCGTCGCTTCGACCAATAGCGCTTCATTTAATATGAAGAAATTCACTCAAATGATCGATAAAGCATTCAAAGATAGAGACCAGAAATACAAAGTGGTGGAGACCTACAGCCTGCCGACAGATTTCCATGTCGACCGGAGATTCCCGGAAGGCGATTACTTGAAAGTGTTATTCCTCCGCTTGCTGTAA
- a CDS encoding STAS/SEC14 domain-containing protein produces MLSFVTSKDEQTFAIEVEGKVTKDDLKKFDNVVFEKFRNDEKFNVYAVIGDIDAPTAGAIFEELAIDAKRWTQYNKLAIVSEQNWLDKASGAIDKLPGVQAEYFPIDQMEQAWDWIKER; encoded by the coding sequence ATGTTATCATTCGTTACCAGTAAAGACGAACAAACCTTTGCTATCGAAGTCGAAGGCAAGGTGACCAAAGACGATTTGAAAAAATTCGATAATGTCGTATTCGAGAAATTCCGCAACGATGAGAAATTCAATGTCTATGCCGTTATCGGCGATATCGACGCCCCAACCGCAGGCGCGATATTCGAGGAACTGGCCATCGATGCCAAGCGCTGGACCCAGTATAATAAACTGGCCATTGTCAGTGAACAAAATTGGCTCGATAAAGCCTCTGGTGCTATCGATAAACTTCCAGGCGTTCAAGCAGAATATTTCCCGATCGACCAGATGGAGCAGGCCTGGGATTGGATAAAGGAGAGGTGA